GGCGGCAGCGGGGCAAAGACCTGGGAGAAGGAAAGGTACCTTTCCTTCCTTATAGGCGAGACTATATCAGATTACAATATACTGCTGGACACGATTGAAACCCCGGTTCGCTGGGACAACGTACACCATATACACGACTCGGTCATGGCCTATGCCCATTCCGTGCCAGGTACGATGTGCATCAGCCACGCGTCCCATTTCTACCCCTACGGCACCAACCTGTACTTCATCTTCGGCGTTAAGGGCAGCCTTGAGGACTATATATCCTACAGGACCGGCCTGGTGGACGCCATGGTGAAGGCGGGGGGAACACCCAGCCACCACCACGGCGTGGGAAGGCTGATGAACCAGTGGATGGAATCATTTCTCGGCAAAGAGGAGATGGACGCCCTGCGGGCTATGAAAACACACTTCGATCCCAACAACATCATGAACCCTGGCGGCACACTGGGGCTGGACATCCCGGACAGCATGAAGAGATAGACGACCGTCCATATCGGGCATGTTCCTCGATAAGATGCGCTAACCGAAGTTGTAGGAGTAATAAAGTGAAAAGGTTCATCGAAAGTCACAACAACGCGACCTACGATATCATCGTGATCGGCGGAGGGATCACGGGGGCGGCGGTGGCATACGAAGCGGCTTCACGGGGCCTGTCCGTGGCAATGGTGGAAAAAGGCGACTTCGGCGCTGCGACATCGTCTGCAACGTCTAAACTGATACACGGCGGCCTGCGCTACCTGGCCAATTTCGAGATCGGCATAGTCCGCGAATCCCTCAGGGAACGCAGGATACTGGAGAATATCGCGCCCAACTTCGTCTATCCCATACCATTCATCGTTCCTACGTACAAAAATTCGAAAGACAACCAGTGGATTCTCGAGCCGGCAATGATCATCTACGATTTATTGTCTTACGACAAGGGTTTTACCTGGGACAGGGCAAAAAGAATACCACAGCACCGGCACCTGTCGCGCAACAGAGTGCTCGATCTGGAGCCGGTGGTAAAGGCCGAGAGGCTCACCGGCGGGATAATGTTTTACGATTGCGCCAGCATCATACCCGAGAGGCTTACCCTGGCCTTTATCAAGTCGGCCGTTAAATTCGGGGCGGTTGTATCCAATTACTCCAAAGTAGAGGATTTCACCCGGGAGACGGGGAAGATAACGGGCGTGGTAGTCCGCGACCTGTTAAACGGCAAAACGGTCGAGATTCGGGGCAAGATGACCATTAACTGCGCCGGACCGTGGGCTGACCTGGTCCTTGATGTTGCCGGCGGCAAACCAGGTTCCCAGCACGTGAGGAGGTCCGAGGGGATTCACGTTATCACCCGGAGCCTGACCAGGAAGTACGTTGTCGGAGCGCTCACCCCCAATGGAAGGCACTGCAACATCCTACCCTGGCGCGGACACTCGCTTCTCGGCACAACCGACCGGGAGTTTACGGGCAATCCCGACGATTACAGGGTGACCAGGGAAAAGATCGAGGAGTTCATCGGCGAGATCAATATGTCCTTCGGCGACAGCGAGCTGGTTAAATACTCCGATATCAAGTATGCCTATGGCGGGCTGCGACCCCTGGTCGAGGACGAGACCGTGGACGTATATAAGACTTCCAGGAAATACGAGATCTACGACAACGCGGATGACGGCCTCCAGGGTTTGATCACAGTGGAGGGCGGCAAGTATACCACCAGCAGGAACCTGGCGGAAAACGTTCTGAAGACCGTTATGAATAAATTCGGCAGGGAGTACAAAAAATCTATTACAGCACGGAATTATCTGGCCGGCTGCGATATCAAGGATATGGCCGCCTTTATCTACTCGGCAAAAATCTCCAGCAGCGATTTCAGCGAGACCGCTGTTGATTACCTTGCCCGCATCTACGGGTCGGAGTTCAACGATGTAATGCAGATCGCCCGTAGCGATCGAAAGTATGCTGAACCTCTTAACGCCGACGGTGAGCTGCCCGCTCAGGCGCTTTATGCGGTCAAAAATGAGATGGCCCGTACCCTGACGGACATTGTACTCAGGCGGACGGGCATCGGTACGCTGGGCAACCCGGGGCCGAAAGTGCTGGAGACTGTAGCTGGAATCGCCGCTGGGGAGTTAAAATGGGATGCGGCAAGAGTTGATAGTGAACTGGAAAAGGCAGCAAAGGCTCTCTCCGTACCAAAATAACTGGACTGCAGATATTCAAGCGAGCTGCTGTTTTCGGCGGATTTTCCCCCCATTAAGGCTGCAACGTCAGGACCTGCGTCAGATCCCCTGCAGAAAGGAAATGCGTCGGCACCTGCTGCCCGTCGGCCCACATCTGCGCCAGGTCGTTGTAATAGGGACTCATGTAAAGACCGGACTGCCCGGGCGGACTCATAATGGTGGATTTCTCGAGATCGGACATATCCACCACCAGCCTGATAACCCCACCGGCATCCATGGCATACGGGTTCTTGCTGTCCCACATGCCCGCGTTGATGGTGAAACCGTCACCGGCGGTGGGAATCGGGCTCAGGTTATAGAAACCGAGTTTGCTGCCCAGCGGATGCTTGAATGTCATCTGGTGTACCTTTCCCCACTGCCATTTCGCAGGGTCCGGTCCCAGCCTGGCCGTCAGCTCGGCATTAGCATCGTTCATGCTTTTTCTGATGATATCGTCACGCATCTCTTTTATATCAGCGGTTGTCACGTCATCGTAGAAAATATCATCCGTTGCCCCTGCTATCCTGGTCAACAACCTGTCGGGGATATATACCTGAAGGTCCTGGGCCAGCTCCGCCATCAGTTTGGCGCCGACCTTGTTTTCCAGCGTATTCTGCGCCATATGGCTGTAGAAAGAGTTAAAAAGCGTGGCCGCCGGGCTATCGACGTCGGAGGAATAGTTCCAGCTCCTGAAGAGATCCAGCGCCGGCTTCAAATCGTTCGAGCCGCTGCAGGCCGACAGGATGAGCGGCACCCAGGTCTGCGCCTCGATCGAGACGTTGTCCAGTTGCATTTTCCTGATCTCGTCGAAGGTGAACTTCTCTTTGCTCCCGACTATCTGGTCGAAGCGCAGGGCGCGCTCGATCATCCAGTAATCGGTGATGTGGTAGTCGACTTTATATGGAACGTTGTTAAAGGAGGCCACGTAACCCTGTGCGGGGTTGAAATCGTACGGCAGCTTCTCGAAGGGAACGTAGCCGGTCCAATCATATTTACCCTCTTCACCCGGCACGGGCAGGGTGCCGTCGCCGGCTTTGCGTACGGGCGGCGACATTATGAACTGGTAACCTATATTCCCATAGATGTCTGCGTATCCCAGGTTGAGCGTGGGCGTGCGCACCACGCTCAGCGCCCGGCGAAACTCGTCGAAATCCCTGGCCTTATCCAGCGCGATAAAACCTTCCATGATACCCAGGCGCGGCTGTAGTCCCACCCACATCATGGCGCAGTTGGCCGGCGCCCGCGGCATCACATCGGATATGATAGGGCCGTGCCTGGAGATACGGACCCGCAGCTTCTCCTCCCTGAAACCGTCCTTGCCCTTTACCCTGATGGTCTCTTCCACGATCTGGAAGTTCTTATAGCCGTCCTCGGTCAGGTACTGATCGGCGTCGGCGGGATTGATCTTCTCGATGAAGAAGTCCATCTCATCTCCCCTGCCGTTGGTTGTGCTCCAGGCGAAATAGCGGTTCAGTCCCAGAACGGTAACGGTGGGCGTACCGGGTATGGCGCCGCCCATCACGTCATAGTCGCCGCCTTTAAGGTGTACCAGGTAGAAAAGCGCCGGTATGGTGGGAGCCAGGTCCGGGCTGCCGGTGAAGACCGCTTTGCCGGAGTCGGTACGTTTGCCGGAGAAGATCATCCAGTTGCTGGCGGGGACATCCAGCGGTATAAGGCTCTCGCTATGTCCGCTGCCTGCGGCAACGCTTTCACCCCATGCTGATGGACGATCGGCATCAGACGTGGCAGGTTGAGCCGGCTCAACTGTGCCGGATACGGTTGGCGCATCGGCGGGCACCCTGGGAATAATCGAATCGAGCAGTTCGCCGCCGGCATACTCTCCAACCTGGTTGAGGATGAGCTCGGTGTCCTTGCTGCGGTTGAGGCTGTAGGCCATGAGTATACCGCAGACCATGGTGTCTTGGGACTTCCATACCAGGGGCTTGAAACCGAGGATCGTATACTCGCTGGGGAGATATTTGACGCCGTTGATATAAGCGTTTACACCCCGTGTATAATCGTCAACCACCTTCCTGGCAGAGGGATCCATGCCGGCGTACTCCGCCTCGGCGGCGCGGTAAAAACCCACCGTCCTGAAGAACTTATCGGTATTGAGCATCATATCGCCCAGCACGGTAGAAAGCTCACCCCTGCCCGCCAGGCGCGTCATATCCATCTGGAACATGCGCTCGCGGGCTGTGATATAACCCTGTGCGAAAAAGAGGTCCGTCTCATTCTGCGCAAAGATATGCGGTATACCGTGCTCATCGGTGCGCACCTCGACCGGCGCCGAAAGTCCGTCCAGTTTCTCGGTG
This genomic window from Dehalococcoidia bacterium contains:
- a CDS encoding glycerol-3-phosphate dehydrogenase/oxidase, giving the protein MKRFIESHNNATYDIIVIGGGITGAAVAYEAASRGLSVAMVEKGDFGAATSSATSKLIHGGLRYLANFEIGIVRESLRERRILENIAPNFVYPIPFIVPTYKNSKDNQWILEPAMIIYDLLSYDKGFTWDRAKRIPQHRHLSRNRVLDLEPVVKAERLTGGIMFYDCASIIPERLTLAFIKSAVKFGAVVSNYSKVEDFTRETGKITGVVVRDLLNGKTVEIRGKMTINCAGPWADLVLDVAGGKPGSQHVRRSEGIHVITRSLTRKYVVGALTPNGRHCNILPWRGHSLLGTTDREFTGNPDDYRVTREKIEEFIGEINMSFGDSELVKYSDIKYAYGGLRPLVEDETVDVYKTSRKYEIYDNADDGLQGLITVEGGKYTTSRNLAENVLKTVMNKFGREYKKSITARNYLAGCDIKDMAAFIYSAKISSSDFSETAVDYLARIYGSEFNDVMQIARSDRKYAEPLNADGELPAQALYAVKNEMARTLTDIVLRRTGIGTLGNPGPKVLETVAGIAAGELKWDAARVDSELEKAAKALSVPK
- a CDS encoding penicillin acylase family protein, which encodes MKSKKGRALVITLSIVLVLAIVIVTAIQVVFRLPQPSYSGTEKLDGLSAPVEVRTDEHGIPHIFAQNETDLFFAQGYITARERMFQMDMTRLAGRGELSTVLGDMMLNTDKFFRTVGFYRAAEAEYAGMDPSARKVVDDYTRGVNAYINGVKYLPSEYTILGFKPLVWKSQDTMVCGILMAYSLNRSKDTELILNQVGEYAGGELLDSIIPRVPADAPTVSGTVEPAQPATSDADRPSAWGESVAAGSGHSESLIPLDVPASNWMIFSGKRTDSGKAVFTGSPDLAPTIPALFYLVHLKGGDYDVMGGAIPGTPTVTVLGLNRYFAWSTTNGRGDEMDFFIEKINPADADQYLTEDGYKNFQIVEETIRVKGKDGFREEKLRVRISRHGPIISDVMPRAPANCAMMWVGLQPRLGIMEGFIALDKARDFDEFRRALSVVRTPTLNLGYADIYGNIGYQFIMSPPVRKAGDGTLPVPGEEGKYDWTGYVPFEKLPYDFNPAQGYVASFNNVPYKVDYHITDYWMIERALRFDQIVGSKEKFTFDEIRKMQLDNVSIEAQTWVPLILSACSGSNDLKPALDLFRSWNYSSDVDSPAATLFNSFYSHMAQNTLENKVGAKLMAELAQDLQVYIPDRLLTRIAGATDDIFYDDVTTADIKEMRDDIIRKSMNDANAELTARLGPDPAKWQWGKVHQMTFKHPLGSKLGFYNLSPIPTAGDGFTINAGMWDSKNPYAMDAGGVIRLVVDMSDLEKSTIMSPPGQSGLYMSPYYNDLAQMWADGQQVPTHFLSAGDLTQVLTLQP